From a single Anomaloglossus baeobatrachus isolate aAnoBae1 chromosome 4, aAnoBae1.hap1, whole genome shotgun sequence genomic region:
- the LOC142302284 gene encoding uncharacterized protein LOC142302284 → MLDEASEKKKKNLINVLQKLTTKIEETEERVQSLEKHWRKAQENAAGEAERVTALCTDIRRQVDNLEKRVLNEISKQEKEESLSLSALIHQLEIKKDELSRKEEGADEDTGGHDEQLHDGDLATINGTYHAELSNFLSYLHTNLLAQPKQINNIHNDYVMNVQNPASSTKGLPSLTPKNGDDNGKVRIVGIRGMYVAHSADILLDVNTAANNLHISDDLKTATWKQTDQGRSETAERFQDYNQVMSRWGFSSGRHYWDVKSNEVAEWMVGMCYPSIDRRGDQSQVGYNKMSWCLQKENNYSVIHDSEEIKVSDKISSDRVRICLDYEAGQLSFYELCDPIRHLHTFTAAFSEPLHAAFCVGNGSINILREHQL, encoded by the exons ATGCTGGATGAGGCctcagagaagaagaagaagaacttGATAAATGTTCTCCAGAAACTGACCACAAAGATAGAGGAGACTGAGGAAAGAGTCCAGAGTCTGGAGAAGCACTGGAGAAAAGCTCAAGAAAACGCAGCTGGAGAAGccgagagagtcactgccctgtgtacagacatcaggagacAAGTGGACAATCTGGAGAAGAGGGTCCTAAATGAGATCTCCAAgcaggaaaaggaagagtcacTGTCACTGTCTGCTCTAATCCATCAGCTGGaaataaagaaggacgagctgtccaggaag gaggagggagctgatgaggACACAGGTGGACATGATGAACAGCTCCATGATGGAGATCTAGCTACCATTAATGGGACATATCATGCAGAACTATCTAATTTTTTGTCATACCTACATACTAACTTGTTAGCACAACCAAAACAAATTAATAATATCCATAATGACTATGTTATGAATGTCCAAAATCCAGCAAGTTCCACAAAAGGTTTGCCTTCTTTAACACCAAAAAATGGAGACGATAATGGAAAGGTCAGGATTGTTGGAATTAGAGGGATGTATGTGGCGCATtctgcagacatattactggatgtaaacacagCAGCTAACAATCTCCAtatatcagacgacctgaaaactgcAACTTGGAAACAAACAGATCAAGGACGTtcagaaacagcagagagatttCAGGACTATAACCAGGTGATGAGCAGGTGGGGATTCTCCTCAGGGCGACATTACTGGGATGTGAAGAGCAATGAAGTGGCGGAGTGGATGGTGGGGATGTGTTATCCCAGTATAGACAGGAGGGGAGATCAGTCTCAAGTTGGATATAATAAAATGTCCTGGTGTCttcaaaaagaaaataattatTCAGTGATACATGACAGTGAAGAAATCAAAGTATCAGACAAGATCTCCAGTGATAGagtcaggatctgtctggattatgaggccgggcagctgtccttttatgagctgtgtgaccccatccgacacttacacaccttcactgccgccttctccgagccccttcatgctgcatTCTGTGTGGGCAATGGTTCTATAAACATATTGAGGGAGCATCAACTTTAA